One window of the Chryseotalea sp. WA131a genome contains the following:
- a CDS encoding response regulator, with product MSSLASYVMKGGFFRAVVEDGSDLIFIVDYNGKILYHNNSVKGTLGYKAKSLINKNFFDYVLPGTRVALVQKFNSIKRKHFQEGIEFQFLCKNGSYKHLEFNSINLKIREKINGFILDCRDITQRKKDAEELQRAQRAKEQFLANISHEIRTPINGIAGMAALLTQNPSDLEGSLYLSAIQSASENLKVIINDILDLASIESGKLKFEKIAFNLSDMFKSLKSTFDHQAREKRITLEFDLDPNANQFIIGDPVRLNQILINLISNALKFTPRGGIRIKCNVSKLDKRTIHLQFEVHDTGIGIPEDKLITIFESFSQADTSVTRKYGGTGLGLTIVKQLVELQGGQVSVKSVVDEGSSFSFNLPYEISALKSSNLHSYTLKSKAERTLRGMRVLLVEDNEINRLYATTILKNWGCITVVAENGFVAVEKVTNEFFNAVLMDVQMPVMDGFEATKSIRSLVDADKKNIPIIALTANATRKDCEKCLAEGMDDCITKPFTPDDLFKVLNRYRPVAVPVSSPPISVDKKDRKSEKSKIDFSYLKTVSNNDQEFINEIVNTFTGTIPEHLRQIKIFLENNNWKEVADVVHKIKSSLSLLGLQDIKNQAIEIENSSKLDTVAPAFVDKVNAFIKALTFEMNHLKELQQKVTVG from the coding sequence ATGAGTTCACTAGCATCCTACGTTATGAAAGGTGGCTTCTTCCGCGCAGTAGTGGAAGATGGTTCTGATCTAATTTTTATAGTTGATTACAATGGGAAAATATTGTACCACAATAACTCCGTTAAAGGTACGCTTGGGTACAAAGCAAAGAGCCTGATCAATAAAAATTTCTTTGACTATGTGTTGCCCGGCACACGTGTAGCCCTGGTTCAAAAATTTAATAGTATTAAACGTAAGCATTTCCAAGAGGGAATTGAATTTCAATTTTTATGTAAAAATGGATCTTACAAACACTTAGAATTCAATTCCATTAATTTGAAGATCCGTGAAAAGATTAATGGTTTTATACTGGACTGCCGCGATATTACACAACGAAAAAAAGATGCAGAGGAATTGCAACGTGCCCAAAGGGCCAAAGAGCAATTTCTCGCCAACATCAGCCATGAAATTCGCACACCCATCAATGGGATTGCCGGCATGGCAGCATTACTCACACAAAACCCTAGTGATCTCGAGGGCTCTTTGTACCTCAGCGCCATCCAAAGTGCTTCTGAAAACCTTAAAGTTATCATCAATGATATTCTAGACCTTGCTTCGATTGAATCAGGAAAATTAAAGTTTGAAAAAATTGCATTTAACTTAAGTGACATGTTTAAATCACTTAAGAGCACTTTTGACCACCAAGCGCGCGAAAAACGAATAACCCTTGAATTTGACTTAGATCCAAATGCCAATCAATTTATTATTGGTGACCCCGTGCGGTTAAATCAGATTCTCATCAACCTAATCAGCAATGCGTTAAAGTTTACGCCACGCGGAGGCATTCGCATAAAATGTAATGTGAGTAAACTAGATAAAAGGACTATTCACTTACAGTTTGAAGTACATGATACCGGCATTGGAATTCCAGAAGACAAACTCATCACTATTTTTGAAAGTTTTAGCCAAGCAGATACAAGTGTTACCCGGAAATATGGCGGCACAGGTTTGGGGCTCACGATTGTAAAACAATTAGTGGAATTGCAGGGAGGGCAAGTTTCAGTGAAAAGTGTGGTCGATGAAGGTTCTTCCTTTTCGTTCAATCTACCGTACGAAATCAGTGCCCTCAAATCATCCAATTTACATTCGTACACCCTTAAAAGTAAAGCCGAAAGAACGCTACGCGGCATGCGGGTACTGTTGGTAGAAGACAATGAAATCAATCGCTTATACGCCACCACTATTTTAAAAAATTGGGGCTGTATTACCGTGGTGGCCGAAAATGGATTCGTAGCTGTTGAAAAGGTTACGAACGAATTTTTCAACGCAGTATTGATGGATGTACAAATGCCTGTAATGGATGGATTTGAAGCCACTAAATCCATACGGTCTCTCGTAGATGCGGATAAAAAAAATATTCCTATCATAGCCCTTACTGCCAATGCCACGCGCAAAGATTGTGAAAAATGCCTGGCAGAAGGAATGGATGACTGCATTACCAAACCATTTACCCCAGACGATCTCTTCAAAGTGCTAAACAGGTACCGGCCGGTGGCCGTACCCGTTTCCTCTCCACCCATCTCCGTTGATAAAAAGGATCGAAAAAGCGAAAAATCTAAAATTGACTTCAGCTATCTTAAAACTGTGTCCAATAACGATCAAGAGTTTATAAATGAAATTGTGAATACATTCACTGGCACCATTCCCGAGCATTTACGCCAAATAAAGATATTCCTTGAAAATAATAACTGGAAAGAGGTAGCCGATGTGGTGCACAAAATAAAATCGTCACTGTCCTTATTGGGTTTACAGGATATAAAAAATCAAGCCATTGAAATTGAAAACTCCTCTAAGCTAGACACAGTGGCGCCCGCTTTTGTTGACAAAGTGAATGCCTTTATAAAGGCACTCACCTTTGAAATGAATCACTTGAAAGAGCTTCAGCAGAAAGTTACTGTCGGTTGA
- a CDS encoding sigma-54-dependent Fis family transcriptional regulator encodes MYEKDPISIFVVEDDPAYTKFMRYVLSLNPDFEVDFFTSGKECLNQLHKKPSVITLDYSLPDMSGEKVLKAIREFDPNINVIIVSAQEKIGTAVELLKLGAFDYITKDEEAKDRILNSIRNAGNKTFLIREIDRLKQEIEVKYEFEKSIIGNSSAIKKIFDLLEKAAKTQITVSITGETGTGKELAAKAIHYNSKRKNKPFVTVNVAAIPRDLIESELFGHEKGAFTGAIQRRIGKFEEAEGGTIFLDEIGEMDINLQAKLLRVLQEKELTRVGGNQVIKLDVRVLVATHRNLQDEVKNKTFREDLYYRLLGLPILVPPLRERGQDILLLAKHFLNQFAKENHMAKIKISNEAQEKLLKYPYPGNVRELKSVIDLAAVMSDGVELQAKDIAFNNMVSENMFLLKEMTLQEYNYHIIRNYLTKYNDNVMEVAMRLDIGKSSIYRYLKEMEQAGI; translated from the coding sequence ATGTACGAAAAAGACCCGATTAGCATTTTTGTAGTTGAAGACGACCCCGCCTATACCAAATTTATGCGGTATGTGCTCTCACTAAACCCCGATTTTGAAGTTGACTTTTTCACCAGTGGCAAAGAATGCCTCAACCAACTGCACAAAAAACCAAGTGTTATTACACTGGATTATTCATTGCCCGATATGTCGGGAGAAAAAGTATTGAAGGCTATTCGGGAATTTGATCCAAACATCAACGTTATCATTGTATCGGCACAAGAGAAAATAGGGACGGCTGTTGAACTCTTGAAATTGGGAGCTTTTGATTACATCACCAAAGATGAAGAAGCCAAAGACCGGATACTAAACTCGATACGCAATGCCGGCAACAAGACTTTCTTGATTCGGGAAATCGATCGACTCAAGCAAGAAATTGAAGTTAAGTACGAATTTGAAAAAAGCATTATCGGCAATAGCAGCGCCATCAAAAAGATATTTGACTTGCTAGAGAAAGCAGCGAAAACACAGATCACCGTGAGCATTACCGGGGAAACGGGAACGGGAAAAGAACTGGCAGCAAAGGCCATTCATTACAACTCGAAGCGGAAGAACAAACCATTTGTTACGGTTAACGTAGCCGCCATTCCACGCGATCTAATCGAGAGTGAGTTGTTTGGGCACGAGAAGGGTGCTTTTACAGGTGCTATTCAAAGGCGGATAGGTAAATTTGAAGAAGCCGAAGGGGGTACTATTTTTTTGGATGAGATTGGTGAGATGGACATTAATCTACAAGCAAAACTGCTGCGTGTATTGCAAGAAAAAGAACTTACTCGTGTGGGCGGCAACCAAGTGATTAAACTAGATGTGCGCGTGCTGGTGGCCACTCACCGCAATTTGCAAGATGAGGTAAAGAACAAAACCTTTCGCGAAGATTTGTACTACCGCCTGCTAGGGTTGCCCATCTTGGTTCCCCCTCTGCGCGAACGAGGTCAAGATATTCTTTTGTTGGCCAAACATTTCTTAAATCAATTCGCGAAAGAGAACCACATGGCCAAAATAAAAATCAGCAACGAGGCACAAGAGAAGTTGCTGAAGTATCCGTATCCTGGCAATGTTCGTGAATTGAAATCAGTAATTGATTTAGCCGCTGTTATGTCAGATGGTGTAGAGTTACAAGCCAAGGATATCGCCTTCAATAATATGGTAAGCGAAAACATGTTTTTGCTGAAAGAGATGACCTTACAAGAATACAATTATCACATCATCCGGAATTATTTAACAAAGTATAATGATAATGTAATGGAAGTTGCCATGCGGCTGGACATTGGCAAATCATCTATCTATCGTTACTTAAAAGAAATGGAACAAGCCGGTATCTAA